The Sporosarcina luteola genome contains a region encoding:
- a CDS encoding DMT family transporter encodes MERAKGIFMIIIGAMLWGATGPMMEWILISGKMSVSFMLIVRLLIAGVALLLLLKMKGIHITRPLRHKVWLRQMAIFGVIGMLGVQFSFAGSINTSNAVVATLFQFLAPIYIILFVSIRQKVRPPASQVIGMVVTMVGLFLLLTNGTLSDFALTKEALFFGLAVGFTFAFYTLYPVRLMNEWGVLLSVGWGMLIGGLTLLLMNILRFGKEIGALADVNLSLMLLLIIIVGTAAFLLFLSSMKYISPVETSILSSFEPLTAIIISVIWFGSVLGLWQMVGGAIMLLGVTGISVAGSKAKED; translated from the coding sequence ATGGAAAGAGCGAAAGGGATATTCATGATCATCATCGGGGCTATGCTCTGGGGTGCGACGGGGCCAATGATGGAATGGATTCTGATATCGGGTAAAATGTCCGTCTCCTTCATGCTAATCGTCCGGCTTTTAATTGCCGGCGTGGCGCTTCTTCTCCTATTAAAAATGAAAGGCATACATATTACACGCCCGCTCCGTCATAAGGTGTGGCTGCGTCAAATGGCCATTTTCGGCGTTATCGGAATGCTCGGCGTCCAATTTTCATTCGCAGGCTCCATCAACACGAGCAACGCGGTCGTTGCGACGCTGTTTCAATTCCTAGCGCCGATCTATATCATCCTTTTCGTTTCAATCAGGCAAAAGGTGCGCCCGCCAGCATCCCAAGTGATCGGAATGGTTGTTACAATGGTCGGCCTCTTCCTGCTTTTGACAAATGGGACTCTTTCCGACTTTGCATTGACGAAGGAGGCGCTATTCTTCGGGCTCGCTGTTGGATTCACATTCGCATTCTACACACTGTATCCAGTTCGGCTCATGAATGAATGGGGCGTCCTCCTCTCCGTTGGATGGGGCATGCTCATCGGAGGACTGACGCTCCTTCTCATGAATATATTGAGGTTCGGTAAAGAGATTGGTGCGCTCGCCGACGTGAACCTGTCACTGATGCTGTTACTCATCATCATCGTCGGAACGGCCGCATTCCTTCTATTCCTCAGCAGCATGAAATATATATCGCCGGTGGAAACGAGCATCCTTTCCAGCTTCGAACCATTGACGGCAATAATCATTTCCGTCATCTGGTTTGGCAGTGTGTTAGGCCTTTGGCAAATGGTCGGAGGCGCAATCATGCTCCTCGGCGTCACAGGGATTTCAGTGGCGGGAAGCAAGGCAAAAGAAGACTAA
- a CDS encoding SHOCT-like domain-containing protein, producing MKTEIEKVLTMVQEGKVDAEKASELIEVLKNRDSGTGPSSKRTAYSDKTLKIRVVSADNDNVSVNLPIKLIKVLLKAGHNIAGNIPQSEKYVKDIDIDVLIEAIENELDGQIVDVKSADGDTVSVFIE from the coding sequence GTGAAAACGGAAATTGAGAAAGTGTTGACGATGGTGCAAGAGGGGAAAGTCGATGCAGAGAAGGCATCTGAGCTTATTGAAGTGTTGAAAAACAGGGATTCCGGGACTGGGCCGTCATCCAAGCGGACTGCATATTCGGATAAGACATTGAAAATCCGGGTCGTATCGGCCGATAACGACAATGTTTCTGTCAATCTGCCAATCAAGCTAATCAAAGTTCTGCTGAAGGCAGGCCATAACATTGCGGGAAACATTCCACAGTCTGAGAAATACGTGAAAGACATTGATATTGATGTACTCATTGAAGCGATTGAGAATGAACTGGACGGACAAATTGTTGACGTCAAGTCGGCAGACGGGGATACAGTTTCCGTGTTCATCGAATAA
- a CDS encoding TetR/AcrR family transcriptional regulator encodes MDRRQEILEAAAKSFSLFGFKATTMDQVAKIANVGKGTIYTFFANKEELFNAIVLQMVEEMRVASDAATVEGASFEQNAHARLMQMLKFRETHQLYAKLVDEGKELRTPAVIEVLADIENEIVSYIRAKIELAVDKGELKPCDSELVAYLLFKSYMALVVDWGKTHENEELSEERIAGLLRSTIFTSLLA; translated from the coding sequence ATGGATCGCAGGCAAGAAATCCTTGAGGCAGCCGCCAAGTCGTTTTCGCTGTTCGGCTTTAAAGCGACGACGATGGACCAAGTCGCCAAAATAGCGAATGTAGGTAAAGGGACGATTTATACATTTTTCGCGAACAAAGAAGAACTGTTTAACGCAATTGTCCTGCAAATGGTCGAAGAGATGCGGGTGGCATCAGATGCGGCAACAGTCGAAGGTGCTTCCTTCGAGCAGAATGCCCATGCCCGGCTCATGCAAATGCTGAAATTCCGGGAGACGCACCAATTGTATGCCAAATTGGTCGATGAAGGAAAAGAACTGCGCACACCGGCAGTCATTGAAGTACTCGCCGATATTGAAAATGAAATCGTCTCTTATATACGAGCGAAAATTGAACTTGCTGTCGATAAAGGCGAATTGAAGCCTTGCGACAGTGAGCTTGTTGCATACCTTCTGTTCAAATCATATATGGCGCTTGTCGTCGATTGGGGCAAAACCCATGAGAATGAAGAGCTGTCCGAAGAGCGGATCGCAGGATTATTGCGCAGCACCATTTTTACAAGTCTCTTAGCTTGA
- a CDS encoding short-chain fatty acid transporter, producing MKTLTRWSNRIMERYLPDPYIFVAILTLLVFLLGVGLTDSGPLEMTVHWGNGFWGLLAFTMQMVIVLVAGHVLASSPFFKKILSSLAGLAKSPGTAILLVTVVSLIACWINWGFGLVIGALFAKEIAKKVTTVDYRLLIASAYSGFIIWHGGLGGSIPLSIATEDHPYANMMGVVPTSETIFSTYNLFIIAVLFITLPLLNRFMMPKPEDTVSVDPKLLEEEIEVEEAEEKTPAARLENSVILSMLIGALGVVYLVQHFVTKGFDLNLNIVNLIFFILGIIFHGTPKRFLAAVANAVKTSGGIIIQFPFYAGIMGMMVDSELAKVMSQWFVSISTEATFPLFTFYAAGLVNFFVPSGGGQWAVQAPVMLDAAQTLGVSYSKTAMAIAWGDAWTNMIQPFWALPALAIAGLRAKDIMGYCVFVLLLSGIVVSIGLYFF from the coding sequence ATGAAAACACTTACAAGATGGTCGAATAGGATCATGGAAAGATACTTGCCTGATCCATACATATTCGTTGCCATTCTGACACTGCTTGTCTTTTTGCTCGGTGTTGGACTGACGGATTCGGGTCCGCTCGAGATGACTGTCCACTGGGGGAATGGTTTCTGGGGGCTTCTCGCATTTACAATGCAGATGGTCATCGTATTAGTTGCGGGACATGTATTGGCAAGCAGTCCTTTTTTCAAGAAGATATTGAGTTCATTGGCAGGATTGGCGAAGTCGCCTGGTACAGCGATTCTACTCGTGACCGTCGTATCGCTCATCGCTTGTTGGATCAACTGGGGATTCGGTCTCGTCATCGGGGCGTTGTTCGCTAAGGAAATCGCCAAAAAAGTGACGACTGTCGATTACCGGCTATTGATTGCAAGCGCTTACTCCGGTTTCATCATCTGGCATGGAGGGCTTGGCGGATCGATTCCATTGTCCATCGCGACGGAGGATCATCCGTACGCCAACATGATGGGTGTCGTTCCAACGTCCGAAACGATTTTTTCAACGTATAATCTATTCATTATCGCAGTTCTATTCATAACTTTACCGTTGTTAAACCGTTTCATGATGCCAAAACCGGAGGATACGGTCAGCGTCGATCCAAAATTGTTGGAAGAGGAAATCGAAGTGGAAGAAGCAGAGGAAAAAACGCCTGCTGCGCGGCTTGAAAATAGTGTGATCCTTTCCATGCTGATCGGTGCATTAGGTGTCGTCTATCTTGTACAGCACTTTGTCACTAAAGGTTTCGACTTGAACCTGAATATCGTCAATCTGATTTTCTTTATTCTCGGCATCATTTTCCACGGCACGCCAAAACGTTTTCTTGCAGCAGTTGCAAATGCAGTCAAAACGTCAGGTGGAATTATCATCCAGTTCCCGTTCTACGCAGGGATCATGGGCATGATGGTAGATTCAGAACTAGCGAAAGTCATGTCGCAATGGTTTGTCAGCATTTCAACCGAAGCGACCTTCCCGCTCTTCACATTTTATGCGGCGGGACTCGTTAACTTCTTCGTACCGTCAGGCGGAGGACAATGGGCTGTACAAGCGCCGGTCATGCTTGATGCGGCTCAAACGCTTGGCGTCAGCTACTCGAAGACTGCGATGGCCATCGCATGGGGCGATGCATGGACGAATATGATCCAGCCGTTCTGGGCATTGCCTGCACTTGCGATTGCAGGATTGCGCGCGAAGGACATTATGGGCTATTGTGTGTTCGTCTTGTTGTTGAGTGGTATTGTCGTGAGTATCGGGCTTTATTTCTTTTAA
- a CDS encoding SDR family oxidoreductase: MPEDKYEQKDEQVTPQTQNQQPGIEAEMDPLPIYDDENYKGSGKLKGKNALITGGDSGIGRAVAVAFAKEGANVAIAYLDETEDVDANKTVELIEQYGGKAKKIRVDISEEENCEQLVNDVIKEFGSLNILVNNAGKQFPQDDISQISGDQLRETFDTNFFGLFYLSKAALAHMKEGDCIINTSSVTAYNGSPGLIDYSATKGAITSFTRSLALNLATKGIRVNAVAPGPIWTPLIPATFDAQKVEQHGADTPLKRRGQPAENAPAYVFLASNDSSYMTGQTIHVDGGDYVGS; the protein is encoded by the coding sequence ATGCCTGAAGACAAATACGAACAAAAAGATGAGCAAGTGACACCTCAAACACAAAATCAGCAGCCTGGAATTGAAGCGGAGATGGACCCGCTTCCTATCTATGACGATGAAAATTATAAAGGCTCGGGCAAGTTGAAAGGGAAAAACGCTTTGATCACCGGAGGAGACAGCGGAATTGGTCGGGCCGTCGCAGTCGCATTCGCGAAGGAAGGAGCGAATGTGGCGATCGCCTATTTGGACGAGACCGAGGACGTCGATGCGAATAAAACCGTCGAGCTCATTGAACAATATGGCGGCAAAGCAAAGAAAATTCGTGTCGATATTAGTGAAGAGGAAAATTGCGAGCAGCTGGTCAACGATGTCATCAAGGAATTCGGCAGCTTGAATATTCTCGTCAACAATGCTGGAAAGCAGTTTCCGCAGGACGATATCTCCCAAATTTCTGGCGATCAGCTACGCGAAACGTTCGACACCAATTTCTTCGGACTGTTTTATTTATCAAAAGCGGCGCTGGCCCATATGAAGGAAGGCGATTGCATCATTAACACCTCTTCCGTAACAGCTTATAACGGCTCGCCGGGATTGATCGATTATTCAGCAACGAAAGGCGCCATCACGTCATTCACACGCTCCCTCGCCTTGAATTTGGCTACGAAAGGAATCCGCGTCAATGCCGTGGCACCTGGCCCGATCTGGACGCCATTGATTCCTGCAACATTCGACGCGCAAAAAGTCGAGCAGCACGGAGCGGACACACCTTTGAAACGCCGCGGACAGCCGGCTGAAAATGCACCGGCCTATGTTTTCCTCGCGTCAAACGATTCAAGCTATATGACTGGGCAGACGATTCACGTTGATGGTGGAGATTATGTAGGTTCTTAA
- a CDS encoding beta-propeller domain-containing protein, producing the protein MRKPIIWLIISMILFMVVAGISIFTKKADVSAYGSIDSISSEEDLKAYFKRAKDMQSVAVRFDGVEESSEKASMDSAESSNAVGGGDHSSTNNQVEGVDESDMVKTDGEYIYSIFAGTSVKVVDIRNPQKMKVAAEIKPGDDYYPSQLFLHDDLLIVLGEKMQRYPDTDKSNAMDKMMPMNSLTTVRLYNIEMPEKPVFIREIGVEGYMKSARKTGGMLYLVTNVFPNFWAMEEIEGDALRPRILDSNEKEEKFMEFKDISILPGAVDPSYSVIASIDLTTPKTAELKTKGFLGSSDQMYMTKDHLYLTALKYEKSTNSRGAEIMIWNPGKADTEIFKFKLDGTNVDFYQSAELSGTILNQFSMDEYKGNFRVVMTEGNMWDDKNPSKNHLYILNEKMEMTGSVKGLAKGERIYSARFMGDKAYMVTFRETDPLFVIDVADPAKPKVLGELKIPGFSNYLHPLDENHLIGFGYDTVAQKNPSGGEPLILTKGMKISLFDVTDFHNPKEKYTEIIGGRGTYSPLQYDHKALFQHKKRNLFGFPVSMYEEGAKDFEVDYKGSGALIYEITPDSGIVLKGDLVQKKASGEQYEEWEKQIQRLLYSGDSVFTLSMDEVKSYKLDSFKEISTLKMN; encoded by the coding sequence TTGAGGAAACCGATAATATGGTTGATCATTTCGATGATTTTATTCATGGTCGTTGCAGGCATTTCGATCTTCACGAAGAAGGCGGACGTTTCCGCCTATGGTTCTATCGATTCGATCAGCTCTGAGGAAGATTTGAAAGCATATTTCAAAAGAGCAAAAGATATGCAGTCCGTCGCGGTAAGGTTTGATGGAGTTGAAGAGTCTTCGGAAAAAGCCTCCATGGACAGTGCGGAGTCATCGAATGCGGTAGGCGGAGGTGATCATTCTTCGACGAATAATCAAGTTGAAGGCGTTGATGAATCGGATATGGTGAAAACGGATGGCGAATATATCTATTCCATTTTTGCAGGCACGTCTGTGAAAGTCGTTGATATCCGAAACCCTCAAAAGATGAAAGTCGCGGCTGAAATTAAACCGGGTGACGACTATTATCCGTCACAGCTATTTTTACATGACGACTTACTCATTGTTCTCGGAGAAAAAATGCAGCGCTATCCGGATACGGATAAATCAAATGCAATGGATAAAATGATGCCGATGAACAGCTTGACGACTGTCCGTCTGTACAACATCGAAATGCCGGAAAAGCCAGTGTTCATCCGTGAAATTGGAGTGGAAGGCTATATGAAAAGCGCCCGGAAGACGGGGGGCATGCTTTATCTCGTGACAAATGTATTTCCGAACTTCTGGGCAATGGAAGAAATCGAAGGAGACGCATTGCGTCCGCGCATTTTGGATTCGAATGAAAAAGAAGAGAAATTCATGGAATTCAAGGATATCTCCATTTTACCTGGAGCGGTGGATCCTTCCTATTCCGTTATCGCTTCAATTGACTTGACGACGCCGAAAACGGCAGAGCTGAAAACGAAAGGGTTCCTCGGCAGCAGCGACCAGATGTACATGACGAAAGACCATCTTTACTTAACGGCATTGAAATATGAAAAGAGCACGAATTCCCGTGGTGCTGAAATCATGATCTGGAATCCGGGTAAAGCGGATACCGAGATATTCAAATTCAAACTGGACGGGACAAATGTTGATTTTTATCAATCTGCCGAGTTGAGCGGGACGATTTTGAACCAATTCTCGATGGATGAATACAAAGGGAATTTCCGTGTTGTCATGACGGAAGGGAATATGTGGGACGACAAAAACCCGTCCAAAAACCATCTGTATATTTTGAATGAAAAGATGGAAATGACCGGATCGGTGAAAGGCCTTGCTAAAGGGGAGCGCATCTACTCCGCGCGATTCATGGGGGATAAGGCGTATATGGTGACGTTCAGGGAGACTGACCCGCTTTTCGTCATCGATGTTGCGGATCCAGCGAAGCCGAAAGTGTTGGGCGAGTTGAAAATACCGGGGTTCTCAAATTACTTGCACCCATTGGATGAAAATCATTTGATCGGTTTCGGCTATGACACAGTTGCGCAGAAAAATCCTTCGGGAGGTGAGCCGTTGATCCTCACCAAAGGGATGAAGATCTCACTGTTCGACGTAACCGATTTTCATAATCCGAAAGAGAAATATACGGAAATCATTGGAGGGCGGGGCACGTACTCACCTCTGCAATACGACCATAAAGCGCTGTTCCAGCATAAGAAGAGAAATCTGTTCGGCTTCCCGGTCAGCATGTATGAAGAAGGGGCTAAGGATTTCGAAGTGGACTATAAAGGTTCCGGAGCTCTCATTTATGAAATTACACCGGATAGTGGAATCGTACTGAAGGGCGATTTGGTGCAAAAGAAAGCGTCCGGAGAACAATACGAAGAATGGGAGAAGCAGATCCAACGGTTACTGTACAGCGGCGACAGCGTGTTCACGCTATCGATGGACGAAGTCAAAAGCTATAAGCTCGACTCGTTTAAGGAAATCAGCACGTTGAAGATGAACTGA
- a CDS encoding YhgE/Pip domain-containing protein, with protein MKKSMIFAEWKQLLRTRKVLVPMIAILFIPVLYAGMFLWAFWDPYANMNALPVAIVNLDKGAELEGNQLALGDELVDKLMEGNNFNIQEVSKADAEKGLKNQDYYIAIEIPENFSQHATTLLDEHPEKLTIVYKPNEGFNFLSAQIGETAMERIRAEVNDKVASTYAEQLFDSIKKSGNGFGEAADGAGELHDGASELAKGADDLKGYLETLASSTITLMDGSDRLAKGTADAAKGAADLNKGIGALSAGVVDLQKGAAQATEGATDLQGGIADYIAGVQQLKDSYAQIALKEAEFGQVVGTINDKTAALNGSAQKLAEASKNVNAGINDLSEKLAPVLASLPEDQQAGLKSALGQLQQGSAELAGGMSELTSGTAALSDGAAQLNGAAGQLREGHKQAFAGLDKLNESSSALSEGVSALAQGNGALASGIDQLSEGVAKAQIGSTDLASGLSELNAGTGTLKEGTSTLASKSKELADGSAKLSDGMKELDEGTLTLQEKLAEANAAASEVNPNEKTYEMAASPVDVEKEGINEVPNYGTGFAPYFLSLGLFVGALLLSIVFPLVEPAIKPTGAFGWMASKVSVLAIVGLLQALVAVGIIKGALGMETVNLPLFILAAIITSYTFIAIVQMLVSLFGDPGRFMAILILILQLTTSAGTFPLELIPEPLQVFNTLLPMTYSVQAFKAAISTGDMAHLWASNGVLIGFMVACLAITFGYFALIFKKRYSREAVEA; from the coding sequence ATGAAAAAATCAATGATATTCGCGGAATGGAAACAGCTTCTCCGTACAAGGAAAGTGCTTGTACCGATGATCGCCATCCTTTTCATTCCGGTTTTATATGCAGGCATGTTCTTATGGGCGTTTTGGGATCCGTATGCCAATATGAACGCATTGCCGGTGGCGATCGTGAATTTGGACAAAGGCGCAGAGTTGGAAGGGAACCAGCTTGCACTAGGCGATGAATTGGTCGACAAGCTGATGGAAGGAAATAATTTTAACATCCAAGAGGTTTCCAAGGCGGACGCGGAGAAAGGCCTGAAAAACCAGGACTACTATATCGCGATTGAAATACCGGAGAACTTCTCGCAGCACGCAACGACATTGCTGGATGAGCACCCTGAGAAGTTGACGATTGTGTACAAGCCGAATGAGGGCTTCAACTTCTTGTCTGCCCAGATCGGGGAGACGGCGATGGAGCGGATCCGGGCGGAAGTGAATGATAAAGTTGCATCAACATATGCGGAGCAGCTGTTTGATTCCATCAAGAAAAGCGGCAACGGATTTGGCGAAGCTGCGGACGGCGCAGGTGAATTGCATGACGGTGCAAGCGAGCTTGCGAAAGGTGCGGATGATCTGAAAGGGTATTTGGAAACGTTGGCGTCGAGCACCATTACATTGATGGATGGCTCGGACCGTCTGGCGAAAGGGACTGCTGATGCCGCGAAAGGCGCTGCGGATTTGAATAAAGGGATCGGCGCGCTCTCTGCGGGTGTTGTGGATCTTCAAAAGGGAGCGGCTCAGGCAACTGAAGGTGCAACCGATTTACAAGGCGGTATTGCCGACTATATTGCTGGTGTTCAGCAATTAAAGGATAGCTATGCGCAAATTGCGCTAAAGGAAGCAGAGTTCGGACAGGTTGTCGGGACAATCAATGATAAAACAGCTGCGTTGAATGGATCTGCGCAGAAACTTGCGGAAGCCTCGAAAAACGTGAATGCTGGCATCAATGATTTGTCGGAAAAACTAGCGCCAGTATTAGCATCATTGCCGGAGGACCAACAGGCAGGTTTGAAGTCGGCACTGGGTCAGCTGCAACAAGGAAGTGCTGAACTGGCAGGCGGCATGTCCGAGCTCACATCAGGAACCGCTGCGCTCAGCGATGGAGCTGCCCAGTTGAACGGCGCGGCCGGTCAATTGCGCGAAGGCCATAAGCAGGCGTTCGCGGGATTGGATAAATTGAACGAATCGTCTTCTGCATTGTCGGAGGGGGTTTCCGCTCTTGCGCAAGGGAACGGGGCATTGGCATCCGGTATTGACCAACTATCGGAAGGTGTCGCGAAAGCGCAAATAGGTTCAACCGATTTGGCGTCCGGCTTGAGTGAGCTGAATGCCGGAACGGGTACATTGAAAGAAGGAACCAGCACGTTGGCTTCTAAATCGAAGGAGCTTGCGGATGGCTCTGCGAAGTTGTCGGACGGCATGAAAGAGTTGGACGAAGGTACGCTGACGTTGCAAGAGAAGCTTGCGGAGGCGAATGCGGCTGCAAGCGAAGTGAATCCGAATGAGAAGACGTATGAAATGGCCGCATCTCCGGTGGATGTTGAGAAAGAGGGCATCAATGAAGTGCCGAACTACGGTACTGGATTTGCACCTTACTTCCTTTCACTTGGATTATTCGTGGGGGCATTACTGTTATCAATCGTCTTCCCGCTCGTCGAACCAGCGATCAAACCGACAGGCGCATTCGGATGGATGGCGAGCAAAGTTTCCGTTTTGGCGATTGTCGGACTCCTACAAGCATTAGTTGCGGTCGGAATCATAAAAGGTGCGCTTGGAATGGAAACGGTCAATTTACCGTTGTTCATTTTGGCAGCAATCATTACGAGCTACACATTCATCGCGATTGTGCAGATGCTAGTGTCGCTGTTTGGCGATCCGGGGAGGTTCATGGCAATTCTCATCTTGATTTTGCAATTGACGACGAGTGCAGGGACGTTCCCGTTGGAATTAATTCCTGAACCTCTTCAAGTGTTCAATACGTTGCTGCCGATGACGTATTCCGTCCAAGCTTTCAAGGCGGCGATCTCCACTGGGGACATGGCGCATCTATGGGCTAGCAACGGTGTGCTAATCGGCTTCATGGTCGCGTGCCTCGCGATTACGTTCGGCTATTTTGCATTGATCTTCAAAAAACGGTATTCAAGAGAAGCTGTAGAGGCATAA
- a CDS encoding sensor domain-containing protein: protein MKSANQANRTELPLVMDSLVEFLMVTRTDGEGLITYTNHNFLASSNWTPKRILGKSFWQMFSEDEHSQAQAHAIWNRVTNGKSWFGKVEKLTRHGEPYYVQMMAVPVLDDEDTLTSCTFLELDITVEVELKEKLQQIAFIDFETGLMSRHKLETMVNEYIAEDRHFSFVYIAIDHYYTLKDLQSYDSESVLIQEFTNRLKRFFQGDPIARVGVSQFVVLTSFGDWFVQGFLEFLKEQPIYVENHSLPLSVSGGIVRFPEDQSSYSHLYKAALAATKTITEQGGGRISSLSAESHKELNRRSLIDKKMLTALDHNNLQVVYQPQLDIATGKVLVYEALVRWEDAEIGHIQPDELIPIAEENGLIHAIGAYVLEEAASLAVKLMADRPDIRISVNSSVREFGDSSQMKEKLTGILEKTKCPADKIELEITEKFAFQAEQEHAIIQQMKAFEETGIRFILDDFGTGYASFRYMQQLPISKVKIDKVFINSLLTMPKTRQLVEGMILFSKSMGLYVIAEGVETEEQFEALKEMGVDAVQGYYIGGPVKGAEIS from the coding sequence ATGAAATCGGCAAACCAAGCAAATAGAACCGAGCTGCCGCTAGTCATGGACAGTCTTGTAGAGTTCTTAATGGTGACCCGTACGGATGGTGAAGGCTTGATTACTTATACGAATCATAACTTCCTAGCTTCAAGCAATTGGACACCAAAACGAATTCTCGGAAAATCCTTTTGGCAAATGTTTTCCGAGGATGAACATAGCCAAGCGCAGGCCCATGCGATATGGAACCGGGTGACGAACGGGAAATCCTGGTTCGGCAAAGTTGAAAAACTTACGCGGCACGGCGAGCCCTATTACGTACAAATGATGGCAGTACCCGTACTTGACGACGAGGATACACTCACGTCCTGCACGTTTCTAGAGCTCGACATTACAGTAGAAGTAGAGCTGAAGGAGAAACTCCAACAAATCGCCTTTATCGATTTTGAAACAGGATTGATGAGCCGGCATAAATTGGAGACGATGGTCAATGAATATATTGCTGAGGACCGGCACTTTTCGTTCGTCTACATAGCAATCGATCACTATTATACACTGAAAGATCTTCAGTCGTATGATTCGGAATCGGTTTTAATCCAAGAATTCACGAACCGGTTGAAACGGTTTTTCCAAGGTGATCCGATCGCAAGGGTCGGAGTAAGCCAATTTGTCGTTTTAACATCCTTCGGGGATTGGTTCGTCCAAGGATTCCTGGAGTTCTTGAAGGAACAGCCGATCTATGTTGAAAACCACTCATTGCCTTTATCGGTAAGTGGCGGAATCGTGCGCTTCCCGGAAGATCAATCCTCCTATTCACATCTGTACAAAGCAGCATTGGCAGCAACAAAGACCATTACTGAGCAAGGCGGAGGGCGCATTTCCTCCTTATCAGCCGAGTCCCACAAAGAGTTGAACCGCCGCTCCCTCATCGACAAGAAGATGCTGACAGCTCTTGACCACAACAACTTGCAGGTCGTCTACCAGCCGCAATTGGATATTGCGACGGGCAAAGTTCTCGTGTACGAAGCGCTTGTCCGTTGGGAGGATGCGGAAATCGGGCATATCCAACCGGATGAGCTCATACCGATTGCGGAGGAGAACGGGTTGATTCATGCCATTGGGGCCTATGTTCTTGAGGAAGCTGCATCACTCGCGGTGAAGCTCATGGCCGATCGGCCGGATATCCGCATTTCAGTCAATTCATCTGTGCGGGAGTTCGGCGATTCCTCACAAATGAAGGAAAAGCTGACAGGCATTCTCGAAAAGACGAAGTGCCCTGCTGATAAGATCGAGCTGGAGATTACGGAGAAGTTCGCCTTCCAAGCTGAACAGGAACATGCGATCATCCAACAAATGAAAGCGTTTGAAGAGACCGGTATACGCTTCATCCTGGATGATTTCGGAACGGGATATGCCTCTTTCCGGTATATGCAGCAGTTACCGATTTCCAAAGTTAAAATCGATAAAGTGTTCATCAATTCCCTGCTTACGATGCCTAAAACACGGCAGCTCGTCGAAGGGATGATCCTTTTCAGCAAATCAATGGGCCTATATGTTATTGCAGAAGGCGTCGAAACTGAGGAACAGTTCGAAGCATTGAAGGAAATGGGCGTTGATGCTGTTCAGGGGTATTATATCGGAGGTCCTGTAAAAGGGGCTGAGATTTCATAA